The Chrysiogenes arsenatis DSM 11915 genome includes the window TATGGTGCTGGCGCTGCTCTTTTTATTGGATCGTTACATCCTGCTCCCGATTGGCAACGTGGCGCGCGGTGCCGCCAGCATGTCGCAAGGCAACTATAGCGTACGCCTTGCCGAGCAGCGCGAGGATGAGATCGGCGAGCTGGTGCAAGCGTTTAACCGTCTGGCTGACACCGTGGAAGGTCATACAACTACGCTCGAAAAACGGGTAGAGGAACGGACCGCGGCGCTGCAAGAAGCGAATAGCCAGATCGTGCAAGGGATTGAGTACGCGCAAACGCTGCTCCACGCTTTGTTGCCTAACCAGCAAACACTACAAAAACACTTGCCGCAGAGTTTTTTACTCTGGGAACCACGCGATGGTGTTGGCGGCGACTTTATGTATCTGCGTCGCGATGGCGATCGGATGTTGTTGGGGCTGGCGGATTGCACGGGGCATGGCGTGGCGGGCGCTTTGATGGCGATGAGCGCCCATGCTATTCTGGATAGCCTTGTGGCGGAGCGAGGGGTAGGAGCGCCTGGAGCGCTGCTTGGCGAGTTCAATCGCCGCTTAAAGCGCGCCTTGCACACGGAACAGGCGGCAACACGGCTGGACAATGGGCTGGAAATGGTGCTTTGCCTTATCGACACGGCTGAAAAACAACTGAGTTTCGCCAGCGGAAATCTGGCGCTCTACATGGTGAAAGACAAATCCTGTACCGTGTTGGCCGGCACACGTCGCAGCTTGGGCTATCGGCGTAGTGCTGCCGCATGGGAGTTCCCTGATGTCACCTGTCCGTATGACCCTGAGGCAACATATTACCTCAGCAGCGATGGCTATCTGGATCAAATCGGTGGCGTAAAGCAAATAAGCTATGGCTCACGCCGTTTTGCCGCTACCCTGTCGCAACTGGCGCACCATCCTCTTTCGGAACAAAATACCCATTTACAAAAACACTTGCGGGAGTATCGGCGGGGAACGGCGCAACGTGATGATATCACTGTTGTCGGTTTCCGCCTTATTCCCTCTGCATATTCCCTGCACGAAGCAACAAAGGAGCCGGTATGATTTCTAAAAACGCCGATTTATTTGCGCTCCAGCAAACGCTGTCGCAACTCGACGTGATGCTCTGTTTTAATGGCTCGCTCACCCGCACGATCATCGAAGAACTTGGCTTAGCGATTCGCAAACATCTGGAAGAAGAGGCGGCGGAAAAGAGCGTCGTGTTCGATGTTTTTTCGATTTACATCGAACAGGTTCAGAATATCCGCCACTATGCCCAGCGCTTTGCCGAAACCGCTCCCGAAGAGTTCCCGCGGCTCAACAACGCGATTATTGTGATCAAACAAAATGGTGAGCGCTATACTGTTAGCTCTGGTAATCTGGTGATGCATGACGATGTTGCCGCGCTCGCCGCCCATATCGACCACATTAAAAGCCTTGACGAAAAAGAGCTGCGCCGTTTTTACAAGGAAACACTGAAAAAGCCACGCGATTTGATTGTCAATGGTAACGGCGGTGCCGGGTTGGGACTGATCAGTATGGCACGTTTGGTCAAAGAGCCTCTGTACTATTCCATGCAGCCGATCGACGATACGCATACATTTTTTACCCTTGCGGCCACACTCTAAACCGATTTGAGGATACGTTACATGGAACCGATACATCGAGAAGCCACAACATCAACACCCACTATCCATTTCGATCCTGTCCAGCACGTGCTGCAAATATCAGGTGAATCATATCCCGAAAATGCCATCGCCTATTACGCGCCGCTGATTGACGCTTTGAGCACGTATCTTGGCGAACCAGCGGCCAATTTAACGATCAAACTCAACGTACGCTACCTCAACACCAGCAGCGTCAAATCGTTGATGGATATTTTTGATATTGCCGACGAAGCACACCGCCGTGGGCAAACCGTGGAAGTCTACTGGTATCACGACATTGACGATGACCGCTCGTTGCAGATTGCCGAAGAGTTCAGCGAAGATTTGACGCTCCCGTTTCATACCGAAGCACTGAGCAACGGGAATACGGTATGAGTGGGCATCAAAGCCGCCTGCACGCAATCGCTGAGCGCCTTGCCGCAGAGCCGGAAAAGAACGATCCCCTCTTTGATGATCTCAGGTTCCTCTATCAACAGCACGAAAAGATATCGCGACAATTTCTGAAAGTCGCGCATATCAGCGACTTACTGCAAGAAAAGCTGGAACGCGAACGCTCCGAATTGCGCGAAGCCCGCGAAGCAGCCGAAAGCGCCAATACGGCAAAAAGTCGTTTTCTGGCCAATATGAGCCACGAAATTCGCTCGCCGATTGCCTGTATTATCGGGGCGCTGGAAATTCTTCTGCGGCAGGAAACCGATTCGTCACGCCAAGATTTGCTGAGCATGGCGTCTGAATCCGCCAATTCCCTCCTGAAAATTATCAACGATATTCTCGATCTTTCCAAAGTAGAAGCGGGAAAAATGACGCTCACACCAGAGACATTTGCCCCCGTAGAACTCTTGGAGCGTCTGGCAGCACTGCACCGTATGAGCGCGCAGGAGAAGCAGATCACCTTTACGCTAAACCTTGAGCCTTCACTTCCCGCCACGCTGTACGGGGCGCTGCTTCGACTCGAGCAGGTGCTACACAACCTCGTTGCGAATGCCATTAAATTCACGCCGCATGGCGGGAGAGTTTCCCTGAGTGCCAACGCCCAAACCGAAAAAGAGGCTACGATAGTGACCTTTACCGTCGAAGATAGCGGCATCGGCATTCCTGCCGAATCTTTGCCGGAAATATTCAACACCTTTGTGCAGGTCGAAAACAGCTATCTCGGCAAAAGCACCGGCACCGGCTTAGGGCTGCCGATTGCCAAAGCGCTAGCGGAACTGATGGGAGGATCAATACTGGTACGCAGCGAGATGGGACGCGGAACGTGCTTCCAGCTTGTTATCCCTTTTTATGAACCAGCGTTCGCCAATGAAAAAAACGGCGTATCACTTGCTAGCGCCGGGGAAGCGACCACCGCGATCCGACCATTGCACATTCTGATCGCCGAAGATATGCCGCTGAATTTTGAGTACATATCGTTTCTACTGCAGGAAGAGAAGCATAGCGTCATTCGTGCTGCCGATGGCGAAACCGCCTGTGCCTTATTTCGGGAAAATAACTTCGACCTTATTTTAATGGATATTCAAATGCCCATTCTCGACGGGTTGGAGGCTACTGCGGCCATTCGGAAGTATGAAAAAGAACAAGGGATGACGCCAATTCCCATTGTGGCGCTCACCGCGTACGCTATGGAAGAAGATATCTCGCGATTTTTAGCCGCTGGCATGACTGCTCATCTGGCCAAACCCGTTCGCAAGGTCGATCTGCTGCATACGTTGGGGGCGCTTTTTGGGCCAGATACGCCGCATCAAGCACCGCAACCCGCTTGCTCACGTCCAGCGGCAGGCGATTTTGCCTCACAGTCGGTCTTTAACTGGAAGTGGATCAGTGATAATTTTGAGGGAGACTACGAACTGTGGCACTCCATGCTGGAGCGATTTTTTCAGGAAACCTATCCCGCATTAGTGCAAGCACTTCAGCAAGCGATAGCAGACGGTAATCAAGAAGAAGTTGCGCTCCAGCTACACCGCCTCAAAGGGTTGGTAGGGCTGTTTCAGGCGCCACAAGCCTTTGAAAAAGTGCGTGCACTAGAGCAGAAAGCGCGGCGGGGGGAATCCATGACGCTGCGCGAGCTTGAAGCTATACAGCAGGAGCTTGCTTATACACGGGAAGTCGCCCGTCGTTGGCCGGAACTTATCTGATCAACGTTACCGCACGCTCAGCGTCAATTCGACATCATCCAGTTTTTTCGCATCGACCCCGTTGTTGAGTCCGCGCTGGAGATAGTAGACACTTTCTTGGTAGTTGCGATCCAGCAGCCCTAATAGCCCCATTAAGTAGTTTAGCTGTGGCATGTTGGGATACGGGTCAAGCCCTTTAAAGAGTTCTTCTTTTGCCATAAAAACACGGTCATACATCAGGTGTATTTTGGCAAGATTGTAGTAGGTCATAGGGTTGGTTGGGTTGATGCGGGCAGCAAATTCAAATATTTCCCGCGCGAACTCGTACCGTTTGAATTGTTGGTTAGCGTAGGCGTAGTTCATGAGCACGGCAAAATTCTCTTGCTCTTGTTCTAGCGCTTGTTCATACGCCGCTTGCATGGCATCGTATCGCTCAAGGTTTGCTAGGTTATTGCCAAGGTTATTGAGTGATACGATGGTGTAGCCGTCGCGTCCCCCTTCGCGGAAATAGCGATTGGCCATTTCTGGTTTTTTCATTTGTTCGTACGCAATGCCGAGTTTGGCGCGACTGATGACGTTGCGATTTTGTTGATAGCTTTGCTGGTAGAATTTCAAGGCTTCTTGCGGGTTTCCGGCGAGTAGTGCTCGGTCACCCTGTAGCATCTGATAGCGTGGGCTGACGGCAAGCTCTTTGGGGAATGGGGCGGCATTGCCCCAGAAAATTTCGTCAAAAAGCGCCCCTTCAATAATGTGTGGGTGTTGCGTGCGTAATTCCTGAAAGAGAGAACGCGCTTTGATGCGATTTTCTTCGCCACCCATACTGTGAGCCAGCGCAGCAAGCAACGCGAGGCGTGGGTCTTGGATTTTTACGTCAAAGGTTGCGAGGTCTTCTGCTGTTCCTGCTTGCTGTTGGTAGACAGAAACAATTCGGTCGTAGAGGTTTGCCATGCCAAGTAAAATCGCGTCGCGATTGCCGCGCCGTTCGTCCAGTACGGCGAGGTTAATGTCGACTTCAAAGAGCAGTGGTGCGGCTGAACGGAGTTCACCGTAGAGTTGACGCGCTTCCTTATCGTTACCAAGTTTTTGGTGCGTCAAGGCGATGTTGTAGCGGATAATGGGATCGTTTCTTTCGTGTTCACGTGCTTGTTCAAACAGTGGCAGGGAGCCAACAAGGTCGCCGGTCATGTGCATTTCTACGGCACGGTTGTTGAGTGTTGCGGCGTCGGAATAACGGGCGGCACGCTGCATCTGGCGGTGAGCAATGCGGTAGAGGGAGCTTTCGTAACTGGCAAGGGCGCTCTGTTCTAGGCTGCGCGAACGAACGGTTTCCATGAGCAAGGGTCGCGCGTACTCCAGATAGCGTTCTGCAGGAGAGTTAAATGGCGAAAAAATATAGGTTAAACGGTATTCGTAGCGGTCGGAAAGATGGAAGCGCGGGAGGATTTCGAGTTGGCCTGTACCGATCCCTTTTGTCAGTGCATCGCGCAGGTGTGCGGTTGCTGCTTCGGCGTTTTGTTGGCTAAATCCAATCAAGGCGCGTGCAAAGAGGGCTTTGCCGGGAATCTCCCCGTCGGCGTTTGCTGCGAGGGCAAAGTGGTGGTCGGCGGAATCTTTCTGATTGGCGGCTAAGGCAAGTTTGCCAAGGTAATAGTGTGCGGCAGGAGTGTTTTGTGGTTGGAGTACTTCGCGCGCTTTGGCAGCATCGCCGCGTACGCGGTGCAACTCTCCTTGGAGTGCGTTTGCGAGTGGATTGGTAGGGTATCGCTGGGCAAATTGGCGGATGTAGCGGTCAGCGTTTTGCGGTCTATTTTGCAGTAAGTTCAGCAGTGATGCGCTACGCAATCCGCTCAGTTCATCGCCATCGCGCCGGACAAGTGCTTCGGCACGTTGAATAGCGTCTACTGTGTCGCCACGAATAGCGGCAACGTAGCTGCTGAGTTCTTCTCCACGGGGATACCATGGTTCTTTTCTGGCGATCAGATTCAGGGTGTCATGTAGGTCGTCAAAGCGCAGCAGTGTAAAGTGGTATTCAGAAAGTTTTTTTAGTGGGTAGTTTGTTTCGGAGAGGTTAGCCGCTGAAACATAAGAGTTAATGGCATCGTCTACCTGCCCGAGATCGCGGAACGTGTCGCCCATGTTGATAAAAACATTGGGTGTTTTCTGCATCATCGAAGCTTCGCGGAACGTTGAAAGGGCGTCGTACAGCCGCCCTTTTTTGCGCAGCGCCATGCCGAGATTGTTTTTTACGGCGTGATTTGCGGGGTCGATGCGGAGCACTTCCTGATAGCCGTTGATGGCTCCATCAACATCGCCGGTCGCGAGCATCAGCGAACTGCGGTTGATGAGCGCTTCGATATTGGCGGGATCAAGCGCCAGCGCGCGATCGTAATGCTCGCTGGCTTTACGGTAGTTTTGTAGCTGAAGGTAGGCATTTGCCGCGTTGTTATGATAGGTCGAATCGCGTGGCGAAAGGCGGATAGCGTCGAGAAAATATTGCAATGATTCGGTATGGCGGCCAAGGCTTTTCATGGTCATCCCCATACCAATATAAGCGTCAGGGAATTCTGGCCGTGCGTTCATTGCTTGGCGGTAGCTTTCAATGGCTTCGTCTTGTTGCCCGAGGCGGTTATACACAACGCCAAGGTTGTAGTACGCGAGAGCGGCATTTTTACTGATGGCTAGCTCGTATTCCAGCATGGCGCGGGAGTATTCGCCACGGTTCAAAAAGTCGTCGCCGCGGTCGAAGTGAATGTCGCGCACTTCAACTTCCTGTTTCCGTTTCGTAGCCAAACCGGCGAGCACGGTGGAAGGATCGGCGACAGGCTTGACGATCTCCGGCTCTTTTTCTGGGAGGAGTGCGATTACCAGCAGGACAATGCCAATGAGCAGAATTCCCGCCGCGCTCCCGCCGTAAATCATCATCCCTTGGCGGGAACGAGGATCAGGTAGGCGCAGGGCGAGATTGATCAGGAAGGGGATGTTCTTGAGGTAAGGGATTTTTTGCAGCCACCGATAGAGCAGCGGTGCTTGCTCTAAGTCGCTATCAAGAAAATCGAGAGTATCCTGTTCTGCCATTCCGTTCTCCAAGCAGTAAGTCAGTAATGTGTCCGCAGAGTACGCAGATGCGAATGTTCCCTTTATGGTTTTTTCGGAACCAGCTCAACTCCTGCACCTGCCGGACGGAGCACATAGGTTTTCAGTACGCGCGCAATTTCTGGTGCCGTCACTGTGGCAAGGTTTTCCACATACGTTTGGTCGTATTCCAGTCCGGTCACCGTAAAAGCGATACCAAGTCGTGTGGCTATCGCGTCTACTTTCTGCTGTTGGAAGATTTTGGCGTTGGTAATCCGCTGCTTGGCTCGCGCGATATGATCGTCAAGGTTTCCGGCAAGTAAATCCGCTGAAAGCTTTTCTAAGGAATGATTTAGGTTTGACATGACGTCATGGTACGTTTGTTCTGGTTGGTAGCGGGCTGCCATGTAGAAAGCACCGTGAGAGAGGTTGGTGCTGAAGCTTGCCCAGGCACTTAAAAGTGTTCCGGGTTCAACAAATTCACGGTACCACAGGCTCTGCTTTCCGGCAGAAAGGAGTTCTGAAAGGAGATCGAGTGCGTACGTATCGCGGTGTGCTCCAATTGGCCCGCGACTTGCCCAAACCAAAGATTTTACCTGAACTTTTTCGTCTGAGAGTTGCTGATACTGTTCGCGAGCAAGCGAGGGGAGTGCAGGGTAATGACGCGGAGCCGATGGCTGGAAGCCGCGCACCGTATGAGGCGCCAGCACAAGTTCGATTTGCTCTAACAGACGTTCTCTGTCAAATCCACCTACCGCGACAATGGCAAGATTGGCAGGGGAGTAATAGCGACGGTGGTACTCAGCAATCAGCTCACGGGTGCTGTTTGTGATAGCCGCTTCATGCGCTATGACGTTGCGTTGATAGGGATGATTTTCAAAAAGCATGGCTGCAAGTGTTTCGTAGACCTGACGGTACGGGTTATCCAGCCCACGGCGGATTTCTTCAATCACCACTTCCTTCTCCAACACCATTTCGTCGGTGTCAAAAATCGGATTTAGGACGATATCTCCTAAAATATCCAGTGCTAACGGAGCGAATTGGTTGGCGCTGCTAATGTAGTAGTAGGTAAAATCTTTGCTGGTAGCGGCGTTCACGCGACCGCCAAATCCTTCGATAGTGCGGTCGATTGTACCAAGCGGATAGTTGAGCGAACCTTTAAATAACAGGTGTTCAAGGAAATGCGACAGGCCGTGAAAGCGTTCCCCTTCGTTGATTGAGCCCGTTTTGACCCACAGTTGCACCGAAGTAACCTGTTTTTCCGGCATTGGTTCCAATATAAGTGTTGCGCCGGATGGATGGCGAATGACCTCGGCGGCGACGGCGCTGAAGGGAAAAAAAGCAAATAACGCAGCAATGAAAAATGGCAGAAGGCGGTATCGAAAATAAACCATGATTTTACTCCCTTGATGTCATTGGTTTTTCACAGACGTATCGTGATTTTTGGCTGATTTCGTGAGTAATAATTTGCCTATCCTATCACAGGACGTTGGCAAGAGCACGCGTCACTCATGCGATCCAATATGCTTTTGCTTGAGACGTGGTGATGAGTGGCAGGGCTGGGCTTGCTCTCTCGTTGATGTGCTGGAGCGCATCAAACCACAGTACTTTACACCACTCTCGCGCATTCTGCCAGTTTGGAGGATATTTTTCCGCAAGAGCCGATAGCCAGTCGAAAAAAACCGTGTTAGAATCCCCGCTTGCATAATCGCCCACACAAAGACAGGATTTTATGGAAAAATTACGTTTACAGAAATTTCTCGCCCAAGCGGGCGTTGCCTCACGTCGCAAAGCCGAAGAGTTGATTACCAGTGGCCGCGTGATGGTGAATGGGAAGATAGTCACCGAACTGGGTGCTAAGGCCGATCCAGACACGGATCGCGTGCAAGTTGATGGCAAGGAAATCCACGTTTTCCGCTCGTTAGTCTATATTATCATGCACAAACCGCGCGGCTATATTACTTCGACCGCTGATGATAAAGAACGCCCAGTGGTGACCGATTTGCTCCATGGTGTAAAGGAACCGGTGGTTCCTGCGGGGCGTCTTGACTGGGATACTTCCGGCCTGTTGATTCTTACGAACGATGGCGATTTACAGTACGCGCTGACCCACCCAGCATTTCACGTCACCAAGGCCTATATGGTGCGCGTTGATGCCCCCTTGACTCGTGAAGATATGGAGCGGCTTGAAAAAGGGGTTATGATTGATGGTCGCAAGACGCTGCCGGCAAAAGTGAAAAAAATCCGCACGCCGGTTTCGGAAGAGCTCTGGTACGAAATAACGATTACCGAGGGGCGTAATCGCCAG containing:
- a CDS encoding SpoIIE family protein phosphatase, whose amino-acid sequence is MKSATRIRRQSILVVFLLLVLTGVVSIALFGNLTHDIATKMGTDLTRRHVLWHKERLSGAIGRELALTQKLADSAFLRRWSADEHDPTVKSHALEELNSFARLFEWGSWFVAFSGSNSYYFNNAQGERDAREFVETLNPDHPKDIWFFTSLKLPQTYSFNVDINPTLGITNLWINTVIADGEQRIGLTGTGLDLSEFIHGLVNSQEDDITSFIINRDGAIVAHKDRSLINMNLHSQARDEWTTIYSLLERPEDEKTVARALQQVVDTPDEIASIIIAYNNASHVAAIGYLPELDWMTVSLVNLGTVSGLRQIAPIGITLGAIFIVMVLALLFLLDRYILLPIGNVARGAASMSQGNYSVRLAEQREDEIGELVQAFNRLADTVEGHTTTLEKRVEERTAALQEANSQIVQGIEYAQTLLHALLPNQQTLQKHLPQSFLLWEPRDGVGGDFMYLRRDGDRMLLGLADCTGHGVAGALMAMSAHAILDSLVAERGVGAPGALLGEFNRRLKRALHTEQAATRLDNGLEMVLCLIDTAEKQLSFASGNLALYMVKDKSCTVLAGTRRSLGYRRSAAAWEFPDVTCPYDPEATYYLSSDGYLDQIGGVKQISYGSRRFAATLSQLAHHPLSEQNTHLQKHLREYRRGTAQRDDITVVGFRLIPSAYSLHEATKEPV
- a CDS encoding SiaB family protein kinase, with the translated sequence MISKNADLFALQQTLSQLDVMLCFNGSLTRTIIEELGLAIRKHLEEEAAEKSVVFDVFSIYIEQVQNIRHYAQRFAETAPEEFPRLNNAIIVIKQNGERYTVSSGNLVMHDDVAALAAHIDHIKSLDEKELRRFYKETLKKPRDLIVNGNGGAGLGLISMARLVKEPLYYSMQPIDDTHTFFTLAATL
- a CDS encoding DUF1987 domain-containing protein; the encoded protein is MEPIHREATTSTPTIHFDPVQHVLQISGESYPENAIAYYAPLIDALSTYLGEPAANLTIKLNVRYLNTSSVKSLMDIFDIADEAHRRGQTVEVYWYHDIDDDRSLQIAEEFSEDLTLPFHTEALSNGNTV
- a CDS encoding ATP-binding protein, with protein sequence MSGHQSRLHAIAERLAAEPEKNDPLFDDLRFLYQQHEKISRQFLKVAHISDLLQEKLERERSELREAREAAESANTAKSRFLANMSHEIRSPIACIIGALEILLRQETDSSRQDLLSMASESANSLLKIINDILDLSKVEAGKMTLTPETFAPVELLERLAALHRMSAQEKQITFTLNLEPSLPATLYGALLRLEQVLHNLVANAIKFTPHGGRVSLSANAQTEKEATIVTFTVEDSGIGIPAESLPEIFNTFVQVENSYLGKSTGTGLGLPIAKALAELMGGSILVRSEMGRGTCFQLVIPFYEPAFANEKNGVSLASAGEATTAIRPLHILIAEDMPLNFEYISFLLQEEKHSVIRAADGETACALFRENNFDLILMDIQMPILDGLEATAAIRKYEKEQGMTPIPIVALTAYAMEEDISRFLAAGMTAHLAKPVRKVDLLHTLGALFGPDTPHQAPQPACSRPAAGDFASQSVFNWKWISDNFEGDYELWHSMLERFFQETYPALVQALQQAIADGNQEEVALQLHRLKGLVGLFQAPQAFEKVRALEQKARRGESMTLRELEAIQQELAYTREVARRWPELI
- a CDS encoding tetratricopeptide repeat protein → MAEQDTLDFLDSDLEQAPLLYRWLQKIPYLKNIPFLINLALRLPDPRSRQGMMIYGGSAAGILLIGIVLLVIALLPEKEPEIVKPVADPSTVLAGLATKRKQEVEVRDIHFDRGDDFLNRGEYSRAMLEYELAISKNAALAYYNLGVVYNRLGQQDEAIESYRQAMNARPEFPDAYIGMGMTMKSLGRHTESLQYFLDAIRLSPRDSTYHNNAANAYLQLQNYRKASEHYDRALALDPANIEALINRSSLMLATGDVDGAINGYQEVLRIDPANHAVKNNLGMALRKKGRLYDALSTFREASMMQKTPNVFINMGDTFRDLGQVDDAINSYVSAANLSETNYPLKKLSEYHFTLLRFDDLHDTLNLIARKEPWYPRGEELSSYVAAIRGDTVDAIQRAEALVRRDGDELSGLRSASLLNLLQNRPQNADRYIRQFAQRYPTNPLANALQGELHRVRGDAAKAREVLQPQNTPAAHYYLGKLALAANQKDSADHHFALAANADGEIPGKALFARALIGFSQQNAEAATAHLRDALTKGIGTGQLEILPRFHLSDRYEYRLTYIFSPFNSPAERYLEYARPLLMETVRSRSLEQSALASYESSLYRIAHRQMQRAARYSDAATLNNRAVEMHMTGDLVGSLPLFEQAREHERNDPIIRYNIALTHQKLGNDKEARQLYGELRSAAPLLFEVDINLAVLDERRGNRDAILLGMANLYDRIVSVYQQQAGTAEDLATFDVKIQDPRLALLAALAHSMGGEENRIKARSLFQELRTQHPHIIEGALFDEIFWGNAAPFPKELAVSPRYQMLQGDRALLAGNPQEALKFYQQSYQQNRNVISRAKLGIAYEQMKKPEMANRYFREGGRDGYTIVSLNNLGNNLANLERYDAMQAAYEQALEQEQENFAVLMNYAYANQQFKRYEFAREIFEFAARINPTNPMTYYNLAKIHLMYDRVFMAKEELFKGLDPYPNMPQLNYLMGLLGLLDRNYQESVYYLQRGLNNGVDAKKLDDVELTLSVR
- a CDS encoding M16 family metallopeptidase, which gives rise to MVYFRYRLLPFFIAALFAFFPFSAVAAEVIRHPSGATLILEPMPEKQVTSVQLWVKTGSINEGERFHGLSHFLEHLLFKGSLNYPLGTIDRTIEGFGGRVNAATSKDFTYYYISSANQFAPLALDILGDIVLNPIFDTDEMVLEKEVVIEEIRRGLDNPYRQVYETLAAMLFENHPYQRNVIAHEAAITNSTRELIAEYHRRYYSPANLAIVAVGGFDRERLLEQIELVLAPHTVRGFQPSAPRHYPALPSLAREQYQQLSDEKVQVKSLVWASRGPIGAHRDTYALDLLSELLSAGKQSLWYREFVEPGTLLSAWASFSTNLSHGAFYMAARYQPEQTYHDVMSNLNHSLEKLSADLLAGNLDDHIARAKQRITNAKIFQQQKVDAIATRLGIAFTVTGLEYDQTYVENLATVTAPEIARVLKTYVLRPAGAGVELVPKKP
- a CDS encoding pseudouridine synthase, with translation MEKLRLQKFLAQAGVASRRKAEELITSGRVMVNGKIVTELGAKADPDTDRVQVDGKEIHVFRSLVYIIMHKPRGYITSTADDKERPVVTDLLHGVKEPVVPAGRLDWDTSGLLILTNDGDLQYALTHPAFHVTKAYMVRVDAPLTREDMERLEKGVMIDGRKTLPAKVKKIRTPVSEELWYEITITEGRNRQIRKMFETIGRDVKKLKRVRMGEILLGGIEPGHYRSAEQWEIDYFVKIKKKALSIRGNKR